One genomic region from Candidatus Schekmanbacteria bacterium encodes:
- the rsfS gene encoding ribosome silencing factor encodes MRRKYIYKEGNFLGKEPVKKIKKKRSESLTSKQIVLKAAEFALEKKALDPVLYDVRKITSIADYFFICHGSSDKNVKSIAENIVEEFKKRGIYAISVDGFLLCQWIVIDYGDVVIHIFQKETRDYYNLEGIWGDAKTLKIPA; translated from the coding sequence TTGAGAAGAAAATATATATATAAGGAGGGAAACTTTTTGGGAAAAGAGCCTGTAAAAAAGATTAAAAAGAAAAGAAGCGAAAGCTTGACTTCAAAACAGATTGTCCTAAAGGCGGCTGAATTTGCCCTTGAAAAAAAGGCGCTTGACCCGGTGCTTTATGATGTAAGAAAAATAACGAGCATTGCCGACTATTTTTTTATTTGCCATGGCTCTTCAGATAAAAATGTAAAGAGCATTGCTGAAAATATTGTTGAAGAATTTAAGAAAAGAGGCATCTATGCTATTTCTGTTGATGGTTTTCTTCTCTGTCAATGGATTGTCATCGATTATGGAGATGTTGTAATACATATTTTCCAGAAAGAAACACGAGATTACTACAACCTTGAAGGAATTTGGGGAGATGCTAAGACTCTGAAAATTCCTGCTTGA
- a CDS encoding sodium:solute symporter family protein has product MEIQNPLIFGIIISYIFLITLIGSLFYKKSTTSEGWAIGSSSLGIIFAAAGVAGIRIGGVATYGVAGDVITGGVWNMWYGLSHILAMLFFALFFAKIFRRLQLFSSPQIFNVRFNRKKCQILGSLCVQTELFIVMVIEIYLTGKILNAVTTIPLNISIFIAATIFIFYVSIGGIWGSAVTNLIHVIVIYFGLTAVAIFGLQYAGGWDKIVSKVDYVVPLISNGEISVDKWWSPIGGGIFPLLAMQLSAIIHTPAVSAYVNFASAGKDEKTSFNTFIIAGIISAFVPIIAGIIGIETLAVFGTSAVSKSYYSITKLAMCVNPLIGGIALAAVTAAIISSAAPILLSCSTMIVEDWVCSVTNLTPRGKIIGFRATTVLYGYTAAITAMLFPVASVLKLLLFAFAVVVPPATAIAYIIYYRATTEYAVFWGMLIGYSGGLLWYLFGNTDKIDPVFICLFSPLILIPILSRVTAYDYDEAKKFYERL; this is encoded by the coding sequence ATGGAAATTCAAAATCCGCTGATATTTGGAATCATCATATCTTACATCTTTCTTATAACTCTTATTGGCTCCCTCTTTTACAAAAAAAGTACAACTTCTGAAGGATGGGCAATTGGCAGCAGCAGTCTCGGAATAATCTTTGCTGCCGCAGGTGTTGCAGGAATAAGGATAGGTGGGGTGGCAACATATGGGGTGGCAGGAGATGTTATCACCGGAGGAGTATGGAATATGTGGTATGGCTTATCACATATTCTTGCAATGCTTTTCTTTGCTCTTTTTTTTGCAAAAATCTTCAGACGCCTACAATTATTTTCCTCTCCTCAAATTTTCAATGTCCGCTTCAATAGGAAAAAATGTCAAATATTGGGCAGTTTATGTGTGCAAACAGAACTTTTTATCGTGATGGTCATAGAAATTTATCTTACCGGAAAAATCTTGAATGCCGTTACTACAATTCCTTTAAATATTTCCATCTTTATTGCAGCCACGATTTTTATTTTTTATGTTTCCATCGGAGGGATATGGGGGTCGGCTGTCACTAACCTAATTCATGTTATTGTGATCTATTTTGGGCTGACAGCAGTAGCGATTTTTGGATTACAATATGCAGGAGGTTGGGACAAAATAGTTTCAAAAGTTGATTATGTGGTTCCATTGATTAGTAATGGAGAAATTTCTGTTGATAAATGGTGGAGTCCCATTGGAGGCGGAATTTTTCCCCTCCTTGCAATGCAGTTGTCAGCAATAATTCATACACCTGCTGTATCAGCTTATGTGAACTTTGCATCTGCTGGAAAAGATGAAAAAACTTCATTCAATACATTTATTATAGCAGGAATAATAAGCGCATTTGTGCCTATTATAGCAGGGATTATCGGTATAGAAACTCTTGCTGTCTTTGGAACAAGCGCAGTTTCAAAAAGCTATTACTCGATTACCAAACTTGCAATGTGCGTAAATCCTCTAATTGGCGGGATTGCACTTGCAGCTGTGACTGCGGCAATTATATCTTCGGCTGCCCCTATCCTTTTAAGCTGTTCAACGATGATAGTCGAAGATTGGGTTTGTAGTGTCACGAATCTTACACCTCGAGGTAAAATAATTGGGTTTAGAGCAACAACCGTCCTTTATGGCTATACTGCGGCAATTACAGCTATGTTATTTCCTGTTGCATCCGTCCTTAAACTTCTCCTTTTTGCCTTCGCTGTTGTTGTGCCTCCTGCTACTGCTATTGCTTATATCATCTACTATAGAGCAACTACGGAATATGCCGTTTTTTGGGGAATGCTGATAGGATATTCAGGCGGACTTTTATGGTATCTATTTGGCAATACGGATAAAATAGATCCAGTCTTTATTTGTCTCTTTTCACCACTGATATTAATTCCAATTTTATCAAGAGTTACTGCATATGATTATGATGAAGCAAAAAAATTTTATGAAAGATTATAA